From the genome of Polypterus senegalus isolate Bchr_013 chromosome 8, ASM1683550v1, whole genome shotgun sequence:
TGACAAGTTAGAGTCcagaggcagcaggcaacactctgGGAGGACGAAAGGAGAAATGATTTGATTTGTATTGTGATTGGTTTGTTGATATTTGCATGGGTGACGGGTAAAAGGTGTTTTGTggataaataaaaatcttttattttatcccagTAACttgttgggtattactgtgtctaATGTTTGGGACTCAGTGACACCACCTGGAGGTTATAAAACATAACATAGACCGATTAGGTGGAATTTATTTGTGCATTCAGTCTATAGCTCAAAAATTAACATGATCATTTTTATCTTCTGCATGTGCTTATGACCAGAAaacaccacacattagctcaacATTACTACCAGCACTGAAACTCTTACCTCCATTACTGTAACACTCCTCTTATAACAAGGTGCCTTATTCGCTTCATATTTTGTAAAACTGGAATTTTTCAACTCATTGCCTACACACACAGTTTCTGTTTGAcaggacatttttctttcactagGAATCTTCAAGTCTTCATGTACTTTTTCAGCACCCTGTTTTTGAGTAAGTAATTTTTCTGTGTCTTTCCATCTGGTCATTGTTGAACTGGAGGAGTTTGTTTTTGTTACTGGAATTCTTGAGCTGTGTAAATTCTTAAACATATACATCAATTATACATTATTAGAATATAAGTAATGACTGCACATCATCCAAGTCATAGACTTCCaattttatcatatttataatgAGTATAATACTTGTTTTAGTTTAAAGGTGATTATTGTATAGTTAGGGatcttaatattacattttatttaactgatacttttatccaaagcaacttaaaacATATGAGAGATAcaactgtttatatttattttattgttttttcttattggaTCACATTCAgatgaagtgatttgctcatagCCACACACTGTCAGGAGTGAGATTTAAATCTACAACCTTAGGGTCTAAAATCCAAAcctttaaccactacaccacattggCTGCTTGGCCAATATGACTTTTTTAACAAGTGTTTGGAGTTTATTTGGGAAGTAACAAACATAATAAGATCCCAATCTATAAGAAAGGCTACACATATTTTCATTAgcaaattaacaaaaccaaaaattagATATATTCAAATGACAGATGTATATAATCCATCTATTTTATGCACTCATGGAAGGAAATTGGGTCAAGTGAGAAAAACTCACATACAGTTTCACACTTACAGTGTCAAAAAACAATTGCCAGTCTACCAGAAGTGAATGTGTGTTTCTGAACAATAAAATTTAGCAAATGCTTTTATGTAAAAAAGTTGAAATGCAAAAAAGAcagcaaagttacatttttatatatcgcACAAGTACCATATATAGAGTATGTCACAGCTAAAGTTAATATTCAGATCCATGAtggtaaaatattgttttacCTTTACTTTCTCTTCCAGGACAATCTTCCTGAGATCAGAATCACTGTGGCTTCTCTTAGTCCAAAGTAATCCTCTTCTTTGCTCCAGTAACTGTTCATTTTCATTCCAAAAATTAAAGGAGTTAATTGATGGGTGTAAAAAGTTATCTGCATCCTTAAACATGGCCTTGGCGCTTAGAGGCTTCTGTCTAGATAGCGTCTGTCTTATCATTTCAGTtaagtgttttctttttgcttcaaGTTCCATTTGCTCCTGCATAGCACTATAGTCTGTCTTATTAAGTGCAATCATAATTAATCTTTTGCAAATTACATGCACaagttttggaatatttttaagTTTACGAGCTTCATCACCATGTAGTAAATGCTTCTGACGTATAAGGTACTGTTGTAGAGTGAAACGGTATGTGCTGTTGTCCACACTAGCATACATGACAAAGTGGGAAACAAGGAACTGGGCAAAGTCATAGACTAAGTTTATCTGAGCTTGGGTTTGAATAGAAGAAGGGCGCTTCAACCTGACAAAGTGGATGGCTTCGCTTGCATTCACATGAGCAGCATAAACCAAGTAACAAGCAATGAGGACACCTACAGACAAGGATAGAAGGCAAAAAATTATTAGGTTTCTCAGTTTAACTTTCAAGTGtaaagtaacttttaaaaacatttaagagCAAAGAAGCAGTATTGGAAGTGAAGGATTCCCAAGTGGACTTAAATAATATGCTAATTGTATAAAACTCTACTCCCAATGCCTATTGTCAAAAACTTGAATAATTAGACCTTGAACTTACCTGTCCTTCCCAATCCAGCATGGCAGTGCACTGCCACTTTTCCCTCCTTCTCAGCAAATGCCATTACTTTGACCATATCTAGCATCCGTATTAGAGATGACACTCCAAAGTCTGGCATGCCAAAGTTGAAGAAAAATACTATAAAGattaagcaaaaaacaaaacttatccTAAATAAATGTGTACATCACCTATTCTTCATCTTTTctaatataaaacaaatgaaagataAGCCAATAAATCCAAACACAAAAGGACCAACTATTACTATATATCAACCTAGAATTTCCATATAAACTTAAAGATATAACTGACTTCTCAACTGGTCTGTGACTCAAAAAAACGAAAaagactttacattttttaaaaataaagcaatacaactttgtattatacacatttacatatataaaatgtttagttatACTCtgcaattgtgtttttgtttaaaggatttcaaaacattcatattattttataaatataaaaatatacactctgaggctagggatctgcactggcaatcagaaggttgccggttcgaatcccataaatgccattagcgactctgctctgttgggcccttgagcaaggcccttaacctgcaattgctgagcgctttgagttgtgagaaaagcgctatataaatgcaaagaattattattattattttttaaaaagttgacaTATAGTAAAGAATGATGAATAGGTTTAAAGATCTCAGATTACCAGGGAAAAtactttatcctttattaccatAACGATGCATTGAGTTTGATTTTTTGAAACCTAAACAATAAAGCATCAATGAAAGTATTCAATGTAAGGAAAACAGTAATTACTGTTCCTCATTTTAGGAAAAATACTTAGACATACTTTTATTATAAGAGACGCTTAAGcaagatactgtatgtttatgtgtctcacagcttgttttaaaaaataagataGCACCCTCATCTTGGCTGACTTAAACTGTTCATTAAATGATTAAATAGTAAGAAGAAGGTAAGTGTAGTGTGACAGTGAAAAAGTTCTTAATGTGTTTAAGTTCTAATAAAGCAGAATGAATCCATTGTGGGGAGGCAGCATCCAATGATTTCAGAACTGGTGTACATTATCCTCTTTAGCTGCTTCTTCTCCTCATTTGAGAGACTGTACTCCATCACACTATGTTTcatacaggtttgattttgtcatagAGGTGGGCTCATTTGTAAGTGAGAAATAGTAAGCAATGATGCTCACCTGGAAGTATAATGAATACAATGATGACTCAAGGAAAATAGGAatgcacaagtttttttttactgtataaacagaagagagactcaCCTgtttgatgtctcatgttttcaCAGCAGCATTTTATTGGCTATCAGAATGCGGCAAATTTATGGTACAAATATGAAAACTGTGCTGAAACATTGTTACAGCGTTGTGCAATTTATCATACTTTGTAACTGCACTTCGTCAGTCAAACatcttaaatttgcagatgacataacactaataggcctcatttcaaacaatgatgagtccatatatacagagatgaggtggacaATTTGACATTTTGGtgcagccataataatttggtccttaacattcaaaaaatataGAAGATGACCTTTGATTTCAGGAAACAGTCAACCTACTCACCTATCACTTGCTATAAATGGCTTAGCCATTAGGATGTCAGAATCATTTAAGTTTTTGGGCACCGTGCTGCcacaaaaccttaagtgggacAATAACATCACACACATTATTAAGAAAACCCATGAGAGAATGTTCTTTTTTGCatcagctgaggaaattcaatccCTCTTGCAATATTGATCCAGttctacacagccatcatcaagttcattctgacctcatctataaCTGTCTGGTTTAGTGCTGCATCTGTTTAGGCTAAGGTCAACCTGCAGCATATGAGTATCATCAGAGCCTGTGA
Proteins encoded in this window:
- the zgc:77752 gene encoding protein tyrosine phosphatase domain-containing protein 1, with translation MTQQVPVPRASYSRARENLIKAVPSNLICSLTCGGKECRYEVLNNWTLEQQAIRGLYSTWITDNILAMVRPSTPLIKEYKIIEQFSQCNIKSVINMQIPGEHAHCGSPLEPPSGFSYLPEVFMDNNIFFFNFGMPDFGVSSLIRMLDMVKVMAFAEKEGKVAVHCHAGLGRTGVLIACYLVYAAHVNASEAIHFVRLKRPSSIQTQAQINLVYDFAQFLVSHFVMYASVDNSTYRFTLQQYLIRQKHLLHGDEARKLKNIPKLVHVICKRLIMIALNKTDYSAMQEQMELEAKRKHLTEMIRQTLSRQKPLSAKAMFKDADNFLHPSINSFNFWNENEQLLEQRRGLLWTKRSHSDSDLRKIVLEEKVKNLHSSRIPVTKTNSSSSTMTRWKDTEKLLTQKQGAEKVHEDLKIPSERKMSCQTETVCVGNELKNSSFTKYEANKAPCYKRSVTVMEKSWPDCDSPKSHMSDLSKVVAIAMAADGCIGKEFQRKTRWFQTEMNKPERAWGLLLSETDPKVLSYLLWSWFEQLKEPFLSYADIGLLSSSENKSKHLWALQKCQEETIFCILDCICQITSMPLSSEEAIIFRMIKSFTQCSEKAKQYSRLSGLFKDIIKEKRKLQFTS